The Salvia miltiorrhiza cultivar Shanhuang (shh) chromosome 2, IMPLAD_Smil_shh, whole genome shotgun sequence DNA window ACAACAACAAAAAGAGGAAGCCGTTTTCTGAAGCTGAGTTTGCTACAGAATCAGCAGGGACTAGCAGAGGACCTGCAAACGAATTTCTGTTGGTGTAGATTTTGACACAACTGAAACTTCTCTCTCAGTTCTTGAAACGCCTTCATAGTCTCCACGTCGAACCCGCCCGCAAACTGAGAATAAAACCCGAACCCATTTCCGGGTTTTGTTATACTAACTGCGTATATTGGTGGAGTGAAACATGAACGGacacaaaaaaaaagtattacCTGATGAACTCGAAAGGCGAACTTGACGCCTTGGACTATGAGCTCCTCTTCTTCGGGGCCACTGGCTACCATTCCGAGCTCTGCCGATGCTCTCTTCATGTACTTCATTGCCAATTTCACAGATGCCAGCTTGATCTGCAATGGCAAGGTAATTATATACTTTCATTTTTGTCATTTCACAATCATAGATGAAAACAAATTGTACAGACAAATACTGTAAATCTTTAGCTCAAGTCAATGTCATTACAATTATATTATGACAGCAAGTTGTACAGTTTCACATAAAACTCATAAGCACaaatgatgagagagagagagagagagagttgggatACTAATGAATGAATTTCATCAATACTTTCTCTCCACTGATTCCTTGAGAAGAAAAACCAGAACAACATTGTTTGACAAGGTTTCTCTTGTTGAAAATGAGACAAAATTTCTTACATCTGATTAATTTAATAATGTCATAATAATACTATAATACATAGTTTGTAAATTGTAACAATAGGAGATAGCAACAGGAAACATACAAATCATGGCAGGTCGTAATAAAGAATCAGATTCCCAGCTAATGAGCAACAACATAAAGAAGTAGAGAATTTCAGACACATTTTAGAATGCATGTGTGGACAATACAAAATCAGCCAAAAACCCTCTCCACGCCTTTTGTCCTCTACCCAACGGTCATTTTCTGCCTAAATTGAATATTCACAacctttatttaatttcttcctAACAAAATGTTTATCCTAAATAAATCACCAACTTTCTCTGTTTCATATTCACCTATGAACTGATATTGTAATGATATTTCACTAGATCAGATGACATCGCCTTAACTAGTTTCAGCGCAAACAGCTTCACGAATCTCACACACGAGTTGCAAACACGAAGAAGTAAGGACTAATTAGGTCAGAGGATTCACCTGACTTACAAAACCGGTGTCCAGCATCCAATCCATCGGAATATGGTGAACTTTGTACCTATTCGTAGCCAGTTCCCTCATCCTCGACAAATTATAAACACTGTGCTCCAATCTGTAAAAAAGGCAAAAATGTGAATTACAACCTCTGTGATTATCATCCCACGACCTTCAATTTTAATTGACATTTAACATACTTCTCAAAGAGGGACTGCATTTTCTTGAGAGCAGGACCACAGTGTTGTCTAGGATCATCATGAAACGACGAAACTTCAGACTCCAGCTTCTTCAAATCAGAGTACCCAAATGCAGCTTCTCTCAGTGCATCAGCCTTCTGCTCCGGCCAGTCGAAGTGCTTCAGCACAGCCCTCTCATCAACCTTCACAATTTTCCATATAAACATATATACAAATTAAGCAAGAAAATATTGACCATTTATTCAGTTTTTTACATCCAAAAATTAGGTACCAGATATGAAAGCTCATCATCAAGCCATTTAACAAATGAGACAACATCTTCAATGTCAGTGAAAGCAGCATTTTGAACTTCTTTGATCAAGAATCTGATGAAATCTCCTTGGGTCTCCACATCTGTCTTGATCTGCAAGCAATTAATGGAAAACATTTAAAAACAGTAAATGAACTTAAATTAGGCGGCCTACAACAGTTTAATCAAATGGTTGAAATTAATATATCGTCATAAAAGATCACATGGTTTCATTCAATTTTACAATTTTCATGATTTCAAATATGGATACTGAATTTAAACCCTGTTTTTATCTTCCAAGTAGAATtgccatgaaaaaaaaaatgcagaaaTTTCAGAAAAGGACAGCCAAGGAACCCATCTCCGTGAGACTGCGACATTTTGGCATATGCTCTATGGCAAAAACAGTAAATCATCTCAAACCAAATCAAATAACTCTATTTTGGATAAgtaataaagtaaataaataatttaccGCGAGTAAATGTGAAGAACGGTTCTCGATTTCTCCTATCATATCCTTGGCCGCAGCTCCGGCCAACAGCCCATCGGAGGAGTTGCCGCCGGAATCCCGTCTGCAGCTCGAATCCCTCCGCATCAGCGAGTGGTAAAACTCAACCACCTCCGGAACTCTCCTGACCTTCGCCAACGCCGCCTTCGATTTAATCCCCttcggcggtggtggaggaggaggtGGCGCAGGGGCATTCGATtgcgccggaggcggcggcggaggaggaggcggTGCCGCAGGTTTCACCGACGGTGGCGGAGGTGGCGGCGGAGGCGGAATGTTTGAAATCTCAGCCAATGCGCGGTCAGCTGAATCGGAAAGAGAGCCGCACGACGGCGAAGAGACGGATGAAGACTGAAACGACGACGACAGGAGTGAAGACGGCCGCGGCGGCGGCTTCGGAACCCGCGGCGCGCGGGATCGTATCGCCATTAACGCCTCGGAAGTTTCTGGAATCTCCTCGGAATCGCACCGAGAATGCCGAGACGGCTCGGCGCTCTCCGCCGCGCCGCTGAGCTCATCCTTCTTCGAGCTCGTGACGGTTTCGCAGAAATTCGCCGCAATGTTACTCTGCGTCACGCATTTCCGCAGAACCTTGGCCCCGAAATTGTATTTGTGATAATTGTTGGTCACATCGACGAGCTTCGGCGTGGAGGAGGaagacgacgtcgtttcttcGTGCTCCGCCACCGCTCGCTTAATATCGCACAATTCCGCCTGCATGTATTGGATCTTCTCTTCGTATTTATGATTCTGCTTCGTCAATTCCATGTGCAGGAACTCGTTTTCATTCCTCAGCCGCTCATTCTCCACCTCCAAGCACTCGATCTTCTTCCTAGACCGTTCAATTTCACAATCCTTACTCGAAATCTCGCTCTCGAGCACCGGCAGGATCGCGACGGATTCCTTGAGCAGCTTATGCTCGAGGAGCTCCGTCTTGAGGCGTGACTCCCGCTCGCGCAGCTCCTCGACCAAGCGGATCAGCTCGGAGACGTCCGGTGGGCGCGGCTGGACCTGCGCGGAGGAGCGTGGGAAGTAGACGCCGAAGGAGCGGGAGAAGGCGGCAGCGGAGCCTTTCTGGCCCTGCGGGTGGTGCTTGCCGGAGCTCGGCGTGGAGGCGTCGGGCTTGGGCTTCGGTTGAGCTGGCGATTTCTGCAATCCCATTGCCGTTTTAACTTTGCCGGCGACCATTGTGGTCTTGAAAAATTGGAGATAAATCGGAGTCGgcgaaaatgaatgaaatattTACAAGTTGAGAATGGGGTTTGGAATGTGGATAGAGTAGGACGAGACTACATGGGTCGTTGTCGTTACGACTGTAACAGAGTGTATTTTGGAGAGTGGTTTATGGGTTGAgtgggagagggagagggagagggagagggagaattTGTTTGTGAGTTACTACACCAATTATCGAGGAACGGCCTTCTTTTCTTGGATCCTGTCTCATCAAATATCCATACTTTCAGAATTCAAATTTTTACCGTCCTACACCAGACTATTTAAACACCATCCACTCcaattattttcttcttttattgGAATGTAtgctataaaaataaatataggtTTGAATGGATGAATTGTAGTACATGTATTTATATCAGGTCATTGTTTATAGtaaataattattgattaaaAGTATACGATTATTGTATCATTAATTATTTGTATGTTAGTTTGTCACCTCATTTATGTAAAGACAAAAGATCTAGGATGCAATTATCACCATCTCCTTTATCTAGCTCAAAATAAATGTACATGACGAAAAAAACGAATGAATTTAGTTAATTAACATGTTTGTAAAGtgtaaatgaaaataaattataaaatagagaaaaaaaatagtttacATAAGATAACATAGAAATATGCTTtcagaaaaaaggaaaaaaaaaaaaagataacatAGAAGTGCCTTCTAAAGTCGTCCTTATAGTAACTGAAAGTTATAGAAGtatattaattactataaaCTAACAAAATAGCAATACTATTGTATTTTCACGAAAAAAAATGGTTAATTCATTACTTCAAATACCCCTTTGaattacaataataaatttatcagaTTGTCATCAATGAAACATTCAAACAGTGTAGACTTGACATAAAAATAGCTAGGTTTAGAGTTCAACCCTCacctttctccctctccccaaattaataaataaataaataaataaatccgaTTAATTTAGCaactttatttaattaagcaacCAAATTGTTCAATTCTCAACATGAattctgctctctctctctctctctctctcgaggaAATGAATTATTATGTTCTCTTATAAATGAGTTTGATTGGATTTGTTGCCTTATTAGTTCGATTGACATGTAATGCCTTGAAATGTATGAAATATCTGAGAAgtcaattattaattaatattaggaTCTAGTGAGATGACCCCGCTCAAAATTGAAAAGGAATTTTTAATACCATATTTAAGTCcgaaaaatataaaacaaagcctaataatttttataaatgatatCCTGTCGATGTAGGGGTTctcaataataaattaaagacAATTGAATCTAACAactattctatatttattttattggaaTAAATGATATCCCATAGACCTTTTCGGCTCGCAACGGCTCAAACGGCCGGGGGCCTCGTCGCAGTGTCGACATGCCTCGCTAGCACTCTGTTTTTTTCTGTTGACAAATCTAACATTTGCCTAAACCcacatatctctctctctctctctcttcccaaaTCAACCGCCCCTCCTCTGCATCACTCTGTGCCACTGCGCTACACCTCGTCGCCGCCTTGCTAGcaccctttctctctctatcgaTAAATTTGCTACCTCCCTTCAGATACACgtctctatctctatctctctccctAGATCCATCAACCCCTTCCTCTACACCGAACCACCACCTCGTCGTCGCCTTGCCACAACGTCACGCCGGCTATCTCTCTCTTTATCTCAATTCTGCAACGCTCAATGCTCGACGCGTTGTGTTCGAATATCGAGCAATAGTTTAAATTGAACTATTGCCCGACGCTCGACACTTGACACTCGCAAACCACAACAATTGGCGATGGCGTAGTGGTAGTCGACTGCCACTTGCCGGTGGTTGTGGTCGTCATTCGTCAATCGACGATGGCATGTGGCGGTCGTCAATCGCTGACATGTGGTTGTAGGGcttcacttttttattttaattatttttaaaattttaattaaataaattgtatataagggtaaaaatgtcctaaatggatataatttatactcccccgtccacaatatcatttccacttttgtcattttagtccattcacaatatcattttcactttcatCTGTAGCAGTAGGGTCCACATAACACTTTATTTCCCTACATACATTTATAGTGAgactcaaactccactcacaccAATATACCCACtattagggatgtcaaaaaagcccgaaaccgacgggtcgacccgaatagaccgataaaaaaggtgggttagggctgaaaatttttggcccgaaaaaaatttagcccgaatagcccgaaccgaaaatagcccgagcccgatagggttggcccgaaaaccgagtgggttggcccgattaaccgaacacttttttaataattgatttctaaactttaatactttactttttaatgtgataataacattttgatgcttgtataatagtactccctccgtccaccaatcaactacccatttgccTCAAAAaatttgtccaccaattaactacctactttgctttttggacatatataccctcccttactttttcaaattactacactttaccaattggacccaccacactctagcattacttgtctacttaattcaattttgatgttaattaaatggagtaggatattttaaatttccagtttatttattttcggaaaattttatttccaatttatttattttcagaattttcagtatatttatttatttattttcagaattttcagtttatttattttctaaaaaatttattttccaattttcagtgtatttatttatttattttctgaaaattttaattccagtttatttattttctgaattgtcagtttatttattttcgaattttaagtttatttattttctgaattttcagtttatttatttatttaattccagtttatttattttctagtttatttatttttcaattttcagtttatttatttatttattttctgaaaattttaattccagtttatttaatttcgaattttcagattatttatttatttccagtttatttatttttcaattttcagtttatttatttatttatttattttctgaaaattttaattctagtttatttatccatttatttgtttccagtttatctattttctgaattttcagtttatttatttattttctaaaaaaattaattctagtttatttgttttcttgaattttcagtttatttaattttgaattttcagtttatttatttatttccagtttatttatttttcaattttcagcttgtttatttatttactgaaaattttaattccagtttatttattcatttatttatttccagtttatttatttttctgaattttcagtttatttattttcaaattttcagtttatttatttatttccagtttatttattcatttatttatttccaatttatttatttttgaattttaagtttatttatttatttccagtttatttattttttcaatttttagtttttttatttattttcaaattttcagtttatttatttatttaattccattttatttattttctgaattttcagtttatttatttattttcgaactttaagtttatttattttgaaaaaaaataattttccagattttaattctagtttatttattttctataaaaaataattttccagattttaatttatttatttattttcgaattttcagtttatttatttatttaattccagtttatttattttctgaattttcaatttatttatttattttcgaactttaagtttatttattttctaaaaaaattattttccagtttttaattaatttacttatttattttcgaattttcagtttatttatttatttccagtttatttatttttgaattttcaatttatttgttttccagttttcagtatatttaattaaagagtaaaaaaaaaaagaaatagcttataaaaaaataaaaaagaatactttaataagtcaaggcattaaaataatgtcaaatagctaatgaaagattagcaaaagtaatcaaaatatattgacactacccttttagtcttttacaccacttttacaccacctttttcagctttcttagttttcgtgccgaccatcaaatgggtagttgattggtggacggagggagtattttttattttttctaacgattaataataaatatttatgatataaaagtcaaagaaagatagtaatttatattatatctatatacaatttttatcggAAACAAAGTttaaattagatattatgtaaatttacataaaaataacactaatttttgtatctaaaataaggcgaaatgttttgatttaaaaagcacgacatattttaattacaataatatgattatccatacaaagaaattatatatataaaaaaatcgtaaatttgtgggcccgaacgggctagcccgaaaccgagtgggttagggttagggtcgaaaaattttagcccgaaaaataaaaaaaccgactagcccgaaccgaaaataacccgaaaccgaatgggttggcccgaaaccgagtgggttggcccgattgacatccctacccactattatcaactactatccaccattttttttaaactcgtgccgtccataatgtggaaacgatatcgtggacggaggaagtatgtTCTATAAATAGTGGATATTTtttaagtttctttcaaaaaaggTTTATATCATTCTGCCCCAAATAAAAATGTCCTCttattcattaaataaaaaaaatgattgcaTTAGAGCATTTGTAAGGGTGGATTAATTGAGATGCATCTTCAAGAGTTTCCATCGGGGGTAGGGGTGTGCATCGGtgcggttcggtgcaaaaccgcaccaattttcataaaccgaaccgaaccccGAACGGGAGGACCGAACCGCACCAGTCCCAGAGTCTTAACTGAAATTAACAATGAAATTTCAGTCAATTCAACAACAAATTCTGATAAATCAACCACTCGATACAAAGAACACCAGATTTTTAGATCTAAAAGAACACCGATCAATTTTAAAAACTAACAACCCTAAGGCTGAACACCAGACGCGCCAGTGGAAGGGAAGCCATGTCGCTCCAAGGTGGAGGGAGAAGGAAGGTGGTGCTGAGCTGGGGTGGAAGAAGGCTAGGGTTTCTGGCAAGCAGTCGGTAGGCGGCGATGAATGATTTATTAGTTAAAGTATAAGTTTATGTTGTGTGTTGTatttcaatttcttaaaatttaagTTATCTTTTGTATTGTACTATTTTCTTTAAATAAAAAGGAACTTTATTATTTCTACTTTTATTATATGatatttatgaaataattaattttttttatatcaattgAAAATAACtatcaaattaatttatattaagttaaaataaaaaaaaaatgtgaaatttagATGAAATGTTAATAAATATTGAATGAATTGAAGATGAATGAAAAGTGGGATCCATAATGATGTCAGCAAAAATCTGAATTTGAGGAGATATCGGTGGGCACTTGAGATCCAATGTATCATACTTGGGGTCCCAAATTGTGtctcattttaaaatttttgctccctcaGTCCCATTATAAGTGAAACCCCTTTTTTTGGGTAagggaattaagaaatgtgtattttgtgtgtaggtgaaaaagtgaaacgttgtttaaagggtaaaacttttatccaaaaatgaaagagtctcactaatggtgggacacccaaaataaaagagtctcacttatagtgggacggatgtagtatattttttcttcaattttaattttatatagtttaatttaatttcatgatGATTAACTATGGTTGATTTCAtgcaatatataattattttttgtcatttgatttcaatttaaatttattattaagatTGACAAATCCAAAGTTAGGGcatacaatttttaaaattttaatttttgaaaataaaagtaagtaTAATCCATAACATTATAATAAATCTTTGTAAtagattttattataataaatgatTTAATAGTAGGATAGATGCAATCAAGTTGTTCAGGATGAAAGTAGAAGGAGAAAAATATGATAATATATATGCGATGATATTAGTAATAACATGAAGATAGGGAGGTGCTAGTAGAGATGTTTatgataacaaaaataaaaaatactactccctccgtcccactataaataAGACCTTTTTTTTAGGCACGAGAATaaagaaatgtgtattttgcgtgtaagtgaaaaagtaaaaaagtgtttaaagggtaaaacttTTACCCAAAGAGAAAAGAGTCTGCTCTTTAGGTGGGACgccaaaaaaaaagagtttcaCTTATGATGAAACGAAGAGAGTAGCAATAACAAGATCTTATCTGTCAATTTAGTCATATTGACAAGAATTATTCATTACAACGGAAATCACTTCCAAAGATATTGGTTATTAAAAAAtaggcaaaggtgcagattgccccctgaactacaccccctagagcttttagccccccatactcggtcaaagcgCATTGACCTCCTTGAACTCCCGAAAGAAGGgtgcaattaagtccacccGTTAAATGACTGTTAAACGccgttttcttaattttttttttgctgtcTTCCGCCCACCTCTCTCACACACGGCGCTGCTGCGCCACACCAGAATCAGCCACACCGCCTCGGCGCTGGGAATTTCGGCGATGTCCACGCCATTGTCCGCCTCTGCATCGACGTTTCTCCACCTGAGTCTGACACCCCTCTCACATTccttctccaaaaaaaaatgaaccctagcctcatcctttctctaaactgaaatatgccgccgccgccgtttaTCTCGGCTTCGCTGCTGCTAACGGGCCGACGAGGCTAAAATCTGCCGTCGTTGCCGTTCATCTCGACTTCGCCGCTGCTAACGGGCCGGCGAGGCTGTACTCCATCCCTCGATCTTTCCTCTCAATTACACATCCCCTTCAAAAATCTAGTCCTAATTTCCCCCTTTCCAATCGTCGACGCCGCcacagctgaagattcgacatAGATTCCGTGGGAAATCTCAGGTTCCAGATGGCGGCTTGCAAGATGGAAGCGTAGGATGAGTTGGCCTTGGTGTAGATGACGTTGGAAAACGACGAGTCGTCGTCGAATTTCTCCAACAGACATTCGAGGAAATGTTTGTGGCCATCAGTGGAAGCTGCCGGCGagaaggaaaagatgaagaagatgatgagagtgagagaggagagagaaagattcTTCATGTTGAGAGACGCTGGCGGCTTGCAAGCGTGGGATGAGTTGGCCTTGGTGTAGACGACGTTGGAAAACGACGAGTTGTCGTCGAATTTCTCCGACAGACATTCAGACATTCAAGGAAGTGTTTGTGGCCGTCGGTGGAGGTTGCCGGCGAGAAGGataagatgaagaagatgatgagagTGAGATTGCAAAAACGACGACGTATTGccctcttaattttttttttttaagaaaacgGCGTTTAATAGCTGTTTAACGAGTGGACTTAATTGCACCCTTCTTTCAGGAGTTCAaggaggtcaacgcgctttgaccgagtatgaggggctaaaagctctagggggtgTAGTTCAAAGGGCAATCTGCACATTCGCCCTTAAAAAATTTGTACCTGTAGGCAGCATATGAGCAATCTTAAATTTAGAAAATTCCAGCAGTGTGACAAAT harbors:
- the LOC131013518 gene encoding protein CHUP1, chloroplastic-like isoform X1, whose protein sequence is MVAGKVKTAMGLQKSPAQPKPKPDASTPSSGKHHPQGQKGSAAAFSRSFGVYFPRSSAQVQPRPPDVSELIRLVEELRERESRLKTELLEHKLLKESVAILPVLESEISSKDCEIERSRKKIECLEVENERLRNENEFLHMELTKQNHKYEEKIQYMQAELCDIKRAVAEHEETTSSSSSTPKLVDVTNNYHKYNFGAKVLRKCVTQSNIAANFCETVTSSKKDELSGAAESAEPSRHSRCDSEEIPETSEALMAIRSRAPRVPKPPPRPSSLLSSSFQSSSVSSPSCGSLSDSADRALAEISNIPPPPPPPPPSVKPAAPPPPPPPPPAQSNAPAPPPPPPPPKGIKSKAALAKVRRVPEVVEFYHSLMRRDSSCRRDSGGNSSDGLLAGAAAKDMIGEIENRSSHLLAIKTDVETQGDFIRFLIKEVQNAAFTDIEDVVSFVKWLDDELSYLVDERAVLKHFDWPEQKADALREAAFGYSDLKKLESEVSSFHDDPRQHCGPALKKMQSLFEKLEHSVYNLSRMRELATNRYKVHHIPMDWMLDTGFVSQIKLASVKLAMKYMKRASAELGMVASGPEEEELIVQGVKFAFRVHQVILFFCVRSCFTPPIYAVSITKPGNGFGFYSQFAGGFDVETMKAFQELREKFQLCQNLHQQKFVCRSSASPC
- the LOC131013518 gene encoding protein CHUP1, chloroplastic-like isoform X2 codes for the protein MVAGKVKTAMGLQKSPAQPKPKPDASTPSSGKHHPQGQKGSAAAFSRSFGVYFPRSSAQVQPRPPDVSELIRLVEELRERESRLKTELLEHKLLKESVAILPVLESEISSKDCEIERSRKKIECLEVENERLRNENEFLHMELTKQNHKYEEKIQYMQAELCDIKRAVAEHEETTSSSSSTPKLVDVTNNYHKYNFGAKVLRKCVTQSNIAANFCETVTSSKKDELSGAAESAEPSRHSRCDSEEIPETSEALMAIRSRAPRVPKPPPRPSSLLSSSFQSSSVSSPSCGSLSDSADRALAEISNIPPPPPPPPPSVKPAAPPPPPPPPPAQSNAPAPPPPPPPPKGIKSKAALAKVRRVPEVVEFYHSLMRRDSSCRRDSGGNSSDGLLAGAAAKDMIGEIENRSSHLLAIKTDVETQGDFIRFLIKEVQNAAFTDIEDVVSFVKWLDDELSYLVDERAVLKHFDWPEQKADALREAAFGYSDLKKLESEVSSFHDDPRQHCGPALKKMQSLFEKLEHSVYNLSRMRELATNRYKVHHIPMDWMLDTGFVSQIKLASVKLAMKYMKRASAELGMVASGPEEEELIVQGVKFAFRVHQFAGGFDVETMKAFQELREKFQLCQNLHQQKFVCRSSASPC